One Anaerolineae bacterium genomic window carries:
- a CDS encoding aldo/keto reductase — protein MQYRELGRTGWRVSEISFGAWAIGSAWGPVDDRESLAAMHRALDLGVNFFDTADVYGDGHSEQLIARLRRERQETFYVATKAGRRLSPHTADGYTAENLTRFVERSLKNLETDCLDLLQLHCPPTEVYYRPEVFGALDDLVKAGKIRYYGVSVEKVEEGLKAIEYPGVQTVQIIFNMFRHRPAELFFPEAKRRGVGIIARVPLASGLLTGKMTRETTFPPDDHRNFNRYGQAFDRGETFSGVDFEVGLQAVEELKALVPPGATMAQLALRWILMFDAVSCAIPGAKRPAQVEENVRAAELPPLTPEQMAKVREVYDRYIRDQVHHRW, from the coding sequence TATCCGAGATTAGCTTCGGCGCGTGGGCTATCGGCTCTGCCTGGGGCCCCGTAGACGATCGGGAATCGCTGGCTGCGATGCACCGGGCGCTGGATCTAGGCGTCAACTTCTTTGACACGGCGGACGTGTATGGCGATGGGCACAGTGAGCAGTTGATCGCTCGTCTGCGCCGGGAACGACAGGAGACCTTTTACGTCGCCACCAAAGCTGGCCGCCGCCTGTCTCCGCATACGGCCGACGGTTACACGGCCGAGAACCTGACTCGCTTTGTGGAGCGCAGCTTGAAGAACCTGGAGACGGACTGTCTCGACCTTCTGCAGCTGCATTGCCCACCTACAGAAGTGTATTATCGGCCCGAGGTATTCGGCGCCCTGGATGATTTGGTGAAGGCGGGCAAGATCCGCTATTACGGCGTAAGTGTGGAAAAGGTGGAGGAGGGGCTGAAGGCCATCGAATATCCCGGCGTGCAGACGGTGCAGATCATCTTCAACATGTTTCGCCACCGGCCGGCCGAGCTCTTCTTTCCGGAGGCGAAACGGCGAGGAGTTGGCATCATCGCCCGCGTCCCGCTGGCCAGTGGATTGCTCACGGGTAAGATGACGCGTGAGACTACCTTCCCGCCGGATGATCATCGTAACTTCAATCGCTATGGACAGGCCTTTGATCGAGGCGAGACCTTTTCTGGGGTGGATTTCGAGGTGGGACTGCAGGCGGTGGAGGAGCTCAAAGCGTTGGTGCCACCGGGTGCGACGATGGCTCAGTTGGCCTTGCGTTGGATCCTCATGTTCGATGCAGTATCCTGTGCTATTCCAGGAGCGAAACGGCCGGCTCAGGTTGAGGAGAATGTGCGCGCGGCTGAGCTACCTCCCTTGACTCCCGAGCAGATGGCGAAAGTGCGCGAGGTCTACGATCGGTACATCCGGGATCAGGTACATCATCGCTGGTAG